The Ictidomys tridecemlineatus isolate mIctTri1 chromosome 6, mIctTri1.hap1, whole genome shotgun sequence genome includes a region encoding these proteins:
- the Pcdh9 gene encoding protocadherin-9 isoform X10, translated as MDLRDFYLLAALIACLRLDSAIAQELIYTIREELPENVPIGNIPKDLNISHINAATGTSASLVYRLVSKAGDAPLVKVSSSTGEIFTTSNRIDREKLCAGASYAEENECFFELEVVILPNDFFRLIKIKIIVKDTNDNAPMFPSPVINISIPENTLINSRFPIPSATDPDTGFNGVQHYELLNGQSVFGLDIVETPEGEKWPQLIVQQNLDREQKDTYVMKIKVEDGGTPQKSSTAILQVTVSDVNDNRPVFKEGQVEVHIPENAPVGTSVIQLHATDADIGSNAEIRYIFGAQVAPATKRLFALNNTTGLITVQRSLDREETAIHKVTVLASDGSSTPARATVTINVTDVNDNPPNIDLRYIISPINGTVYLSEKDPVNTKIALITVSDKDTDVNGKVICFIEREVPFHLKAVYDNQYLLETSSLLDYEGTKEFSFKIVASDSGKPSLNQTALVRVKLEDENDNPPIFNQPVIELSVSENNRRGLYLTTISATDEDSGKNADIVYQLGPNASFFDLDRKTGVLTASRVFDREEQERFIFTVTARDNGTPPLQSQAAVIVTVLDENDNSPKFTHNHFQFFVSENLPKYSTVGVITVTDADAGENKAVTLSILNDNDNFVLDPYSGVIKSNVSFDREQQSSYTFDVKATDGGQPPRSSTAKVTINVMDVNDNSPVVISPPSNTSFKLVPLSAIPGSVVAEVFAVDIDTGMNAELKYTIVSGNNKGLFRIDPVTGNITLEEKPATTDVGLHRLVVNISDLGYPKSLHTLVLVFLYVNDTAGNASYIYDLIRRTMETPLDRNIGDSSQPYQNEDYLTIMIAIVAGAMVVIVVIFVTVLVRCRHASRFKAAQRSKQGAEWMSPNQENKQNKKKKRKKRKSPKSSLLNFVTIEESKPDDAVHEPINGTISLPAELEEQSIGRFDWGPAPPTTFKPNSPDLAKHYKSASPQPAFHLKPDTPVSVKKHHVIQELPLDNTFVGGCDTLSKRSSTSSDHFSASECSSQGGFKTKGPLHTRQTRKLRPILPKAEMPRPPSKYVAK; from the coding sequence GGATTTTTACCTGTTGGCTGCTCTGATTGCCTGTTTAAGGCTGGATTCCGCAATAGCTCAAGAACTTATTTACACTATTAGAGAGGAATTGCCTGAAAATGTGCCCATAGGAAACATACCAAAGGATCTGAACATTTCTCACATCAATGCTGCCACAGGGACGAGTGCCAGCCTTGTCTACAGACTGGTTTCTAAAGCTGGGGATGCCCCTTTGGTGAAAGTATCCAGCAGCACTGGGGAAATTTTCACAACCTCCAATAGAATAGACAGAGAAAAACTCTGTGCTGGAGCTTCTTATGCTGAGGAGAATGAGTGCTTCTTTGAACTTGAGGTGGTGATCCTCCCCAATGACTTTTTCAGGCTgatcaaaataaagataattgtCAAGGATACCAATGATAATGCCCCCATGTTTCCATCTCCTGTCATCAATATTTCCATTCCAGAAAACACTTTGATCAACAGCCGCTTTCCAATTCCATCAGCAACAGATCCTGACACAGGCTTCAATGGTGTACAGCATTATGAATTGCTAAATGGGCAGAGTGTTTTTGGACTGGATATCGTGGAAACTCCGGAGGGAGAGAAGTGGCCACAATTGATTGTTCAGCAAAACTTGGATAGAGAACAGAAAGATACCTATGTGATGAAAATCAAAGTGGAGGATGGAGGCACTCCACAGAAATCCAGCACAGCCATACTGCAGGTCACAGTAAGTGATGTAAATGACAACAGGCCAGTGTTTAAAGAGGGTCAAGTGGAGGTGCATATTCCAGAGAATGCTCCTGTAGGTACCTCTGTAATTCAGCTCCATGCCACTGATGCAGATATAGGCAGCAATGCTGAAATCCGGTACATTTTTGGTGCCCAGGTCGCCCCTGCAACCAAAAGACTCTTTGCTTTAAATAATACTACCGGGCTGATTACAGTTCAGAGGTCTTTAGATAGAGAAGAAACAGCCATTCACAAAGTGACAGTGCTGGCTAGTGATGGCAGCTCCACTCCTGCTCGAGCAACGGTTACCATCAATGTCACTGATGTAAATGATAACCCTCCAAACATAGACCTCAGGTACATTATAAGTCCCATCAATGGCACTGTGTATTTATCTGAGAAAGATCCTGTCAATACAAAGATTGCCCTAATTACAGTTTCTGATAAGGACACAGATGTGAATGGCAAAGTGATCTGTTTTATTGAAAGAGAGGTCCCCTTTCACTTGAAGGCAGTCTATGACAACCAATATTTGTTAGAGACCTCTTCTTTGTTGGACTATGAGGGCACCAAAGAATTCAGCTTTAAAATTGTTGCCTCTGATTCTGGGAAGCCCAGTTTAAATCAGACTGCCCTGGTAAGGGTTAAGCTTGAGGATGAAAATGACAACCCACCAATTTTCAACCAGCCTGTAATTGAGCTGTCAGTTTCTGAAAACAACCGACGTGGGTTATACTTAACAACTATTAGTGCCACAGATGAAGACAGTGGGAAAAATGCAGACATTGTTTATCAGCTTGGACCGAATGCCTCCTTCTTTGATCTGGACCGAAAGACAGGAGTTTTGACAGCCTCCAGGGTCTTTGACAGAGAAGAACAAGAACGATTCATTTTTACAGTAACTGCCAGGGACAATGGGACCCCTCCCCTCCAAAGCCAAGCGGCTGTGATAGTTACTGTTCTGGATGAGAATGACAATAGCCCCAAGTTTACTCATAATCACTTTCAATTTTTTGTGTCTGAGAATCTGCCAAAGTATAGTACTGTGGGGGTAATCACAGTGACAGATGCAGATGCTGGAGAGAATAAAGCTGTGACTCTTTCCATTCTAAATGACAATGATAATTTTGTGCTGGATCCTTATTCTGGAGTCATAAAGTCAAACGTCTCATTTGATAGAGAACAGCAGAGTTCCTACACTTTTGACGTCAAAGCCACTGATGGAGGACAACCACCTCGTTCCTCTACTGCAAAAGTAACTATCAACGTCATGGATGTGAATGACAACAGTCCAGTTGTCATCTCTCCACCATCTAACACTTCCTTTAAGTTGGTGCCCCTCTCAGCCATCCCTGGCTCCGTGGTAGCAGAAGTTTTTGCAGTGGATATTGATACTGGAATGAATGCAGAACTTAAGTATACAATAGTGAGTGGGAACAACAAAGGCTTATTTCGGATCGATCCTGTAACAGGTAACATCACCCTAGAAGAAAAGCCGGCAACTACCGATGTGGGCTTACACCGTTTGGTGGTCAACATTAGTGATCTGGGGTACCCCAAGTCTTTGCACACACTTGTGCTTGTATTTCTTTATGTTAATGACACTGCTGGAAATGCCTCCTATATCTATGACTTGATCCGCAGGACTATGGAGACCCCACTGGACAGGAACATAGGGGATAGCAGCCAGCCCTATCAAAACGAAGACTATCTCACCATCATGATTGCCATCGTCGCAGGGGCCATGGTGGTCATTGTTGTAATTTTTGTCACTGTTCTGGTGCGCTGTCGCCATGCGTCCAGGTTCAAAGCAGCTCAGAGGAGCAAGCAAGGTGCTGAATGGATGTCCCCAAACCAggagaataaacaaaacaagaaaaagaaaaggaagaaaagaaagtctcCCAAGAGCTCTCTTTTGAACTTTGTTACTATCGAAGAGTCCAAACCTGATGATGCAGTTCATGAACCTATCAATGGGACAATAAGCCTGCCAGCTGAGCTTGAGGAGCAAAGTATAGGAAGATTTGACTGGGGCCCAGCACCTCCAACAACCTTCAAGCCTAACAGCCCTGACCTGGCCAAGCACTACAAATCTGCCTCTCCACAGCCTGCTTTTCATCTCAAACCAGACACTCCAGTTTCCGTGAAAAAGCACCATGTGATTCAGGAGCTCCCTTTGGACAACACCTTTGTCGGGGGTTGTGACACCCTTTCCAAACGCTCTTCCACTAGTTCAGATCACTTCAGTGCCTCAGAGTGCAGTTCCCAAGGAGGCTTCAAGACAAAGGGCCCCTTACACACCAGACAG
- the Pcdh9 gene encoding protocadherin-9 isoform X9, translating into MDLRDFYLLAALIACLRLDSAIAQELIYTIREELPENVPIGNIPKDLNISHINAATGTSASLVYRLVSKAGDAPLVKVSSSTGEIFTTSNRIDREKLCAGASYAEENECFFELEVVILPNDFFRLIKIKIIVKDTNDNAPMFPSPVINISIPENTLINSRFPIPSATDPDTGFNGVQHYELLNGQSVFGLDIVETPEGEKWPQLIVQQNLDREQKDTYVMKIKVEDGGTPQKSSTAILQVTVSDVNDNRPVFKEGQVEVHIPENAPVGTSVIQLHATDADIGSNAEIRYIFGAQVAPATKRLFALNNTTGLITVQRSLDREETAIHKVTVLASDGSSTPARATVTINVTDVNDNPPNIDLRYIISPINGTVYLSEKDPVNTKIALITVSDKDTDVNGKVICFIEREVPFHLKAVYDNQYLLETSSLLDYEGTKEFSFKIVASDSGKPSLNQTALVRVKLEDENDNPPIFNQPVIELSVSENNRRGLYLTTISATDEDSGKNADIVYQLGPNASFFDLDRKTGVLTASRVFDREEQERFIFTVTARDNGTPPLQSQAAVIVTVLDENDNSPKFTHNHFQFFVSENLPKYSTVGVITVTDADAGENKAVTLSILNDNDNFVLDPYSGVIKSNVSFDREQQSSYTFDVKATDGGQPPRSSTAKVTINVMDVNDNSPVVISPPSNTSFKLVPLSAIPGSVVAEVFAVDIDTGMNAELKYTIVSGNNKGLFRIDPVTGNITLEEKPATTDVGLHRLVVNISDLGYPKSLHTLVLVFLYVNDTAGNASYIYDLIRRTMETPLDRNIGDSSQPYQNEDYLTIMIAIVAGAMVVIVVIFVTVLVRCRHASRFKAAQRSKQGAEWMSPNQENKQNKKKKRKKRKSPKSSLLNFVTIEESKPDDAVHEPINGTISLPAELEEQSIGRFDWGPAPPTTFKPNSPDLAKHYKSASPQPAFHLKPDTPVSVKKHHVIQELPLDNTFVGGCDTLSKRSSTSSDHFSASECSSQGGFKTKGPLHTRQIPIGFKPISWLLNYEKQVNQVANAKHWK; encoded by the coding sequence GGATTTTTACCTGTTGGCTGCTCTGATTGCCTGTTTAAGGCTGGATTCCGCAATAGCTCAAGAACTTATTTACACTATTAGAGAGGAATTGCCTGAAAATGTGCCCATAGGAAACATACCAAAGGATCTGAACATTTCTCACATCAATGCTGCCACAGGGACGAGTGCCAGCCTTGTCTACAGACTGGTTTCTAAAGCTGGGGATGCCCCTTTGGTGAAAGTATCCAGCAGCACTGGGGAAATTTTCACAACCTCCAATAGAATAGACAGAGAAAAACTCTGTGCTGGAGCTTCTTATGCTGAGGAGAATGAGTGCTTCTTTGAACTTGAGGTGGTGATCCTCCCCAATGACTTTTTCAGGCTgatcaaaataaagataattgtCAAGGATACCAATGATAATGCCCCCATGTTTCCATCTCCTGTCATCAATATTTCCATTCCAGAAAACACTTTGATCAACAGCCGCTTTCCAATTCCATCAGCAACAGATCCTGACACAGGCTTCAATGGTGTACAGCATTATGAATTGCTAAATGGGCAGAGTGTTTTTGGACTGGATATCGTGGAAACTCCGGAGGGAGAGAAGTGGCCACAATTGATTGTTCAGCAAAACTTGGATAGAGAACAGAAAGATACCTATGTGATGAAAATCAAAGTGGAGGATGGAGGCACTCCACAGAAATCCAGCACAGCCATACTGCAGGTCACAGTAAGTGATGTAAATGACAACAGGCCAGTGTTTAAAGAGGGTCAAGTGGAGGTGCATATTCCAGAGAATGCTCCTGTAGGTACCTCTGTAATTCAGCTCCATGCCACTGATGCAGATATAGGCAGCAATGCTGAAATCCGGTACATTTTTGGTGCCCAGGTCGCCCCTGCAACCAAAAGACTCTTTGCTTTAAATAATACTACCGGGCTGATTACAGTTCAGAGGTCTTTAGATAGAGAAGAAACAGCCATTCACAAAGTGACAGTGCTGGCTAGTGATGGCAGCTCCACTCCTGCTCGAGCAACGGTTACCATCAATGTCACTGATGTAAATGATAACCCTCCAAACATAGACCTCAGGTACATTATAAGTCCCATCAATGGCACTGTGTATTTATCTGAGAAAGATCCTGTCAATACAAAGATTGCCCTAATTACAGTTTCTGATAAGGACACAGATGTGAATGGCAAAGTGATCTGTTTTATTGAAAGAGAGGTCCCCTTTCACTTGAAGGCAGTCTATGACAACCAATATTTGTTAGAGACCTCTTCTTTGTTGGACTATGAGGGCACCAAAGAATTCAGCTTTAAAATTGTTGCCTCTGATTCTGGGAAGCCCAGTTTAAATCAGACTGCCCTGGTAAGGGTTAAGCTTGAGGATGAAAATGACAACCCACCAATTTTCAACCAGCCTGTAATTGAGCTGTCAGTTTCTGAAAACAACCGACGTGGGTTATACTTAACAACTATTAGTGCCACAGATGAAGACAGTGGGAAAAATGCAGACATTGTTTATCAGCTTGGACCGAATGCCTCCTTCTTTGATCTGGACCGAAAGACAGGAGTTTTGACAGCCTCCAGGGTCTTTGACAGAGAAGAACAAGAACGATTCATTTTTACAGTAACTGCCAGGGACAATGGGACCCCTCCCCTCCAAAGCCAAGCGGCTGTGATAGTTACTGTTCTGGATGAGAATGACAATAGCCCCAAGTTTACTCATAATCACTTTCAATTTTTTGTGTCTGAGAATCTGCCAAAGTATAGTACTGTGGGGGTAATCACAGTGACAGATGCAGATGCTGGAGAGAATAAAGCTGTGACTCTTTCCATTCTAAATGACAATGATAATTTTGTGCTGGATCCTTATTCTGGAGTCATAAAGTCAAACGTCTCATTTGATAGAGAACAGCAGAGTTCCTACACTTTTGACGTCAAAGCCACTGATGGAGGACAACCACCTCGTTCCTCTACTGCAAAAGTAACTATCAACGTCATGGATGTGAATGACAACAGTCCAGTTGTCATCTCTCCACCATCTAACACTTCCTTTAAGTTGGTGCCCCTCTCAGCCATCCCTGGCTCCGTGGTAGCAGAAGTTTTTGCAGTGGATATTGATACTGGAATGAATGCAGAACTTAAGTATACAATAGTGAGTGGGAACAACAAAGGCTTATTTCGGATCGATCCTGTAACAGGTAACATCACCCTAGAAGAAAAGCCGGCAACTACCGATGTGGGCTTACACCGTTTGGTGGTCAACATTAGTGATCTGGGGTACCCCAAGTCTTTGCACACACTTGTGCTTGTATTTCTTTATGTTAATGACACTGCTGGAAATGCCTCCTATATCTATGACTTGATCCGCAGGACTATGGAGACCCCACTGGACAGGAACATAGGGGATAGCAGCCAGCCCTATCAAAACGAAGACTATCTCACCATCATGATTGCCATCGTCGCAGGGGCCATGGTGGTCATTGTTGTAATTTTTGTCACTGTTCTGGTGCGCTGTCGCCATGCGTCCAGGTTCAAAGCAGCTCAGAGGAGCAAGCAAGGTGCTGAATGGATGTCCCCAAACCAggagaataaacaaaacaagaaaaagaaaaggaagaaaagaaagtctcCCAAGAGCTCTCTTTTGAACTTTGTTACTATCGAAGAGTCCAAACCTGATGATGCAGTTCATGAACCTATCAATGGGACAATAAGCCTGCCAGCTGAGCTTGAGGAGCAAAGTATAGGAAGATTTGACTGGGGCCCAGCACCTCCAACAACCTTCAAGCCTAACAGCCCTGACCTGGCCAAGCACTACAAATCTGCCTCTCCACAGCCTGCTTTTCATCTCAAACCAGACACTCCAGTTTCCGTGAAAAAGCACCATGTGATTCAGGAGCTCCCTTTGGACAACACCTTTGTCGGGGGTTGTGACACCCTTTCCAAACGCTCTTCCACTAGTTCAGATCACTTCAGTGCCTCAGAGTGCAGTTCCCAAGGAGGCTTCAAGACAAAGGGCCCCTTACACACCAGACAG